The window AGGCGGCGCAGCAGGTTGGGCCCGCCGGCCTTGGGTCCGGTGCCGGACAGGCCCTCGCCGCCGAAGGGCTGCACGCCGACCACGGCGCCGATCATGTTGCGGTTGACGTACAGGTTGCCCGCGCGCACGCGGGCGGCGACGTCCTGCGCGCGCGCCTCGATGCGGCTGTGCAGGCCGCAGGTCAGCCCGTAGCCGGTGGCGTTGATGGCGTCGATCACCGGGTCCAGCGCAGCGGCCGGATAGCGGATCACGTGCAGCACCGGCCCGAACACCTCGCCGGGCAGCGCGTCGAGCGCGCCGATTTCGAACGCGCAGGGCGCCAGAAAGCTGCCGTGCGCGCACTCGGCTGCCAGCGGCGCACGGGCGATGAGACGGGCCTCGCGCTCCAGGTGCGCCACGTGCCGCTGCAGGGTGGCGCGTGCCTCGTCGTGGATCACGGGCCCGACGTCGGTTTCGATCCGCGCCGGATCGCCCACGCGCAGCTCGGCCATGGCGCCGGCCAGCATCTCCAGCACCGCCGGCGCGATCTCCTGCTGCAGGA is drawn from Nevskiales bacterium and contains these coding sequences:
- a CDS encoding aldehyde dehydrogenase family protein; protein product: MLTGSGDTAKALQRALAARTGAILPLIAETGGVNAMIVDSTALPEQVVTDVLRSAFDSAGQHCSALRVLFLQQEIAPAVLEMLAGAMAELRVGDPARIETDVGPVIHDEARATLQRHVAHLEREARLIARAPLAAECAHGSFLAPCAFEIGALDALPGEVFGPVLHVIRYPAAALDPVIDAINATGYGLTCGLHSRIEARAQDVAARVRAGNLYVNRNMIGAVVGVQPFGGEGLSGTGPKAGGPNLLRRLSVERTVSVNTTASGGNASLLALDDD